One segment of Deinococcus metalli DNA contains the following:
- a CDS encoding ABC transporter ATP-binding protein, translated as MSAPTADVLREVPHASEYALELREITKRFPLVLANDRISMRVRWGSVHALCGENGAGKSTLMKIVYGIQPPTSGEIVVDGEVVNLHDPSDAIKRGIGMVFQHFMLVETLTVTENVILGMEPTAGTSINYAAARKRVGELIKQFGFALNPDAIVGDLPVGLQQKVEILKTLYRGARILILDEPTAVLTPSETDELFDFLVNQYAKSGNAVVFISHKLHEVLQISDTISVIRDGRMIGTIPTQGATTETLARMMVGREVTLKVDKAPAQPGAVALDIQGVSVKGEHRPAVDDVSFQVRAGEIVGIAGVEGNGQSELVEAITGLSAYAGTILYSGQPAQGVLGVEAAGLAHVPEDRNERGLVLDMTTAENYILGKHDNAPYAGRFGLLNLDVIDQNARDLSERYDVRPRSASLQAGRYSGGNAQKIIVAREMSKSPKILVASQPTRGVDIGAIEFIHARIVEARDQGLAVLLVSADLGEVMNLADRILVMYEGKVVGEVPAAEATETQLGLLMTGSGDGGHPTGGRSGEISTTQESGERN; from the coding sequence ATGAGCGCCCCCACTGCCGACGTGCTGCGCGAGGTGCCGCACGCCTCCGAGTACGCCCTGGAGCTGCGCGAGATCACCAAACGTTTTCCGCTGGTGCTCGCCAACGACCGCATCTCCATGCGGGTCAGGTGGGGCAGCGTGCACGCCCTGTGCGGCGAGAACGGCGCCGGCAAGAGCACGCTGATGAAGATCGTGTACGGCATCCAGCCGCCCACCAGCGGCGAGATCGTCGTGGACGGCGAGGTCGTGAACCTGCACGATCCGTCCGACGCCATCAAGCGCGGCATCGGCATGGTGTTCCAGCACTTCATGCTGGTCGAGACGCTGACCGTCACCGAGAACGTGATCCTGGGCATGGAACCCACCGCCGGCACGTCCATCAACTACGCCGCGGCCCGCAAGCGCGTCGGGGAACTCATCAAGCAGTTCGGCTTCGCGCTGAACCCGGACGCCATCGTGGGCGACCTGCCGGTCGGCCTCCAGCAGAAGGTGGAGATCCTCAAGACGCTCTACCGCGGCGCGCGCATCCTGATCCTCGACGAGCCCACGGCGGTGCTGACCCCCAGCGAGACCGACGAGCTGTTCGACTTCTTGGTCAACCAGTACGCCAAGAGCGGCAACGCCGTGGTGTTCATCTCGCACAAGCTGCACGAGGTGCTGCAGATCAGCGACACCATCTCGGTCATCCGCGACGGCCGCATGATCGGCACCATTCCCACCCAGGGCGCCACCACCGAGACCCTGGCGCGCATGATGGTCGGCCGCGAGGTCACCCTGAAGGTGGACAAGGCTCCCGCCCAGCCCGGCGCCGTGGCGCTTGACATCCAGGGTGTGAGCGTCAAGGGCGAGCACCGGCCCGCCGTGGACGACGTGAGCTTCCAGGTGCGCGCCGGCGAGATCGTCGGGATCGCGGGTGTGGAGGGCAACGGGCAGAGCGAACTGGTCGAAGCGATCACCGGCCTGAGCGCGTACGCCGGCACCATCTTGTACTCGGGCCAGCCCGCGCAGGGTGTGCTGGGCGTCGAGGCCGCTGGGCTCGCCCACGTGCCGGAGGACCGCAACGAGCGCGGCCTGGTGCTCGACATGACCACCGCCGAGAACTACATCCTGGGCAAGCACGACAATGCCCCGTACGCCGGGCGCTTCGGCCTGCTGAACCTGGACGTGATCGACCAGAACGCCCGCGACCTCAGCGAGCGCTACGACGTGCGCCCGCGCTCCGCGAGCCTCCAGGCGGGCCGCTACTCGGGCGGGAACGCGCAGAAGATCATCGTGGCGCGCGAGATGAGCAAGTCCCCGAAGATCTTGGTCGCCAGCCAGCCGACGCGCGGTGTGGACATCGGCGCCATCGAGTTCATCCACGCCCGCATCGTCGAGGCGCGCGACCAGGGCCTCGCGGTGCTGCTGGTCAGCGCGGACCTGGGCGAGGTGATGAACCTCGCCGACCGCATCCTGGTGATGTACGAGGGCAAGGTCGTGGGCGAGGTGCCCGCCGCCGAGGCCACCGAGACGCAGCTGGGCCTGCTGATGACCGGCAGCGGCGACGGGGGCCACCCGACCGGCGGGCGCAGCGGCGAGATCAGCACCACCCAGGAGAGCGGCGAGCGGAACTGA
- a CDS encoding phosphatase PAP2 family protein, translated as MDSFWLAVTTLGRDEVFIVVLALYTWLVRPTGGRDLGVAFALSYLVNSALKYGLNEPRPFSADPALASDAARATAGGPGLPSGHAQMAATLWGGIAAQVRVGWVWAVAAVLIVLIAVSRLALHVHYPLDVVVGLLLGAAFAALAARTHFPQRDALRWAPAVAALVIAAFMPASAPREYAVGLGLFAGFWWARPDFRVPDTAAGRVIVGVVGLITVFAVYFALAALPHSVRDLGLVRALRYGVLVLVAVHGVPALLRRWLPRAEPVPAPSQVAARV; from the coding sequence ATGGACTCCTTCTGGCTGGCCGTCACGACCCTGGGGCGCGACGAGGTCTTCATCGTGGTGCTCGCCCTGTACACCTGGCTGGTGCGGCCCACCGGCGGGCGCGACCTGGGCGTGGCCTTCGCCCTGAGCTACCTCGTGAACAGCGCCCTGAAGTACGGCCTGAACGAGCCGCGCCCCTTCTCGGCCGATCCCGCGCTGGCGTCCGACGCCGCGAGGGCCACGGCGGGCGGGCCGGGCCTGCCGAGCGGGCACGCGCAGATGGCCGCGACGCTGTGGGGCGGGATCGCGGCCCAGGTGCGGGTGGGCTGGGTCTGGGCGGTCGCGGCGGTCCTGATCGTGCTGATTGCCGTATCGCGGCTGGCACTGCACGTGCACTACCCGCTGGACGTCGTGGTAGGACTGCTTCTTGGAGCGGCCTTCGCGGCGCTGGCCGCACGCACGCATTTCCCGCAGCGGGACGCGCTGCGCTGGGCGCCGGCCGTGGCGGCCCTGGTGATCGCGGCGTTCATGCCGGCCAGCGCGCCGCGCGAGTACGCGGTGGGCCTCGGGCTGTTCGCCGGCTTCTGGTGGGCTCGCCCGGACTTCCGGGTGCCGGACACGGCCGCTGGGCGCGTGATCGTCGGGGTGGTGGGCCTGATCACGGTGTTCGCGGTGTACTTCGCGCTGGCCGCGCTGCCGCACAGCGTGCGCGACCTCGGGCTGGTCCGCGCGCTGCGCTACGGCGTGCTGGTGCTGGTCGCGGTGCACGGCGTGCCGGCCCTGCTGCGCCGCTGGCTGCCGCGCGCCGAGCCGGTGCCGGCGCCCTCCCAGGTGGCCGCCCGCGTGTGA
- a CDS encoding DUF1517 domain-containing protein, translating to MRHAAPVSGAPLRRLLALRWLGVPLLLLAFVLALPGHSGSAQSGGGFGGSSSGRSSGGSSGSSGGGYSGGGSYGGGYGGGYGGGYGPVIINNGGYGGGYYGGGGLSGFGIVPLVIFGVIIFGVVAAMRRSLGSGGARGLGGGALASLSGTAQAVSVQLLLAEGDEVKSALQRVARSGDPDTNEGLARMLQEAALVALRHPERWVYGNVERAQGAPNAAESQVGAWATEARAAFTDQTTSNYQNRDPGSGFSQRTDYSYSKDAGDQYLAVTIAVAAHALGTLPPAGVTTMQEARAALQTISAVSADDLIRAEVVWSPDVEGEFLSEDEAIQKYPKLTKL from the coding sequence ATGCGCCACGCTGCCCCTGTATCCGGAGCGCCCCTGCGCCGCCTGCTGGCCCTGCGCTGGCTGGGCGTGCCCCTTCTCCTGCTGGCCTTCGTGCTGGCACTCCCCGGCCACTCGGGCAGCGCTCAGTCCGGCGGGGGCTTTGGCGGCAGTTCCAGCGGCCGCAGTTCCGGGGGGTCGTCCGGATCGAGCGGGGGCGGCTACTCCGGCGGCGGCTCGTACGGGGGCGGGTACGGTGGGGGCTACGGTGGCGGGTACGGGCCGGTCATCATCAACAATGGTGGGTACGGCGGCGGGTACTACGGCGGCGGCGGCCTGAGCGGCTTCGGGATCGTGCCGCTGGTTATCTTCGGCGTGATCATCTTCGGGGTGGTCGCGGCCATGCGCCGCAGCCTCGGCAGTGGAGGTGCGCGCGGCCTGGGCGGCGGCGCCCTGGCGTCCCTGAGCGGGACCGCGCAGGCCGTGAGCGTGCAACTGCTGCTCGCCGAGGGCGACGAGGTCAAGAGCGCCCTGCAGCGCGTGGCCCGCAGCGGCGACCCGGACACCAACGAGGGCTTGGCCCGCATGCTTCAGGAGGCCGCGCTGGTCGCGCTGCGCCACCCCGAGCGCTGGGTGTACGGCAACGTGGAACGCGCCCAGGGTGCCCCGAACGCCGCCGAGAGCCAGGTGGGCGCGTGGGCGACCGAGGCCCGCGCCGCGTTCACGGACCAGACGACCAGCAACTACCAGAACCGCGATCCCGGCAGCGGCTTCTCGCAGCGCACCGACTACTCGTACAGCAAGGACGCCGGGGACCAGTACCTCGCGGTGACCATCGCGGTGGCCGCGCACGCGCTGGGCACGCTGCCGCCTGCCGGCGTGACCACCATGCAGGAAGCCCGCGCAGCGCTCCAGACCATCAGCGCGGTCAGCGCCGACGACCTGATCCGCGCGGAGGTCGTGTGGAGCCCGGACGTGGAGGGCGAGTTCCTCAGCGAGGACGAGGCCATCCAGAAGTACCCGAAGCTGACGAAGCTCTAG
- a CDS encoding desiccation-associated late embryogenesis abundant protein: MSNRDQHHFPLKRLLLLGALIGAGAYYFSREQNRRALDEKLSELGLKDAAQDVGQSVTKGWEKTKDAATSAGAVIADKAGEVKDAAAGGASAAVDKVKDVAGDVKDAVGKAADTARDAIAGTADTVKDKAQDVAAQAKDAAADAKGDVKDAAGKAADKAQDLAASARDAARDVKANMQQSAAKAKDDVQAAAQSAGDKAEKAANDVADAAAKAKRNADRSA; encoded by the coding sequence ATGTCGAATCGTGACCAGCATCATTTTCCCCTCAAGCGCCTGCTCCTGCTGGGAGCCCTGATCGGCGCGGGAGCGTACTACTTCAGCCGTGAGCAGAACCGCCGCGCCCTGGACGAGAAGCTCTCCGAACTCGGCCTGAAGGACGCCGCGCAGGACGTGGGCCAGAGCGTCACGAAGGGCTGGGAGAAGACCAAGGACGCCGCGACCAGCGCCGGCGCGGTGATCGCAGACAAGGCCGGTGAGGTCAAGGACGCCGCGGCTGGTGGAGCCAGCGCCGCGGTGGACAAGGTCAAGGACGTCGCCGGCGACGTGAAGGACGCCGTGGGCAAGGCCGCGGACACCGCCCGGGACGCCATCGCGGGCACGGCCGACACCGTGAAGGACAAGGCCCAGGACGTGGCCGCGCAGGCCAAGGACGCGGCGGCCGACGCGAAGGGCGACGTCAAGGACGCGGCCGGCAAGGCGGCGGATAAGGCCCAGGACCTCGCGGCCAGCGCGCGGGACGCGGCGCGGGACGTGAAGGCGAACATGCAGCAGAGCGCGGCCAAGGCCAAGGATGACGTGCAGGCCGCCGCGCAGTCGGCCGGCGACAAGGCCGAGAAGGCCGCAAACGACGTGGCCGACGCCGCAGCCAAGGCGAAGCGCAACGCCGACCGCTCCGCGTAA
- a CDS encoding c-type cytochrome, producing MNSLSGEAVCAAVRRRTVGQRFPSPLEVMMSRAIRRRLPALVVLPLAAGLIGAVAQTAPPGGNPLALTYTAPDAARGQALAGQRECASCHGGGLVTTYPGLPSLAGQQPSYLRLQLAAFRAKLRPNDTMQKVAADLKDQDIADLAAYAATLTPGPAWKADDALRAKGMALFMAGDGKRNLMACVICHGANGRGDDRLGVASITNLAPEYAQRVLHEFKDAPGFPIPHPDAMRIVLKDYTQADLDAMVAYISSMTP from the coding sequence GTGAACAGTCTCTCCGGCGAGGCCGTGTGCGCCGCCGTCCGGAGACGTACCGTGGGGCAGCGCTTCCCCAGCCCCCTGGAGGTCATGATGTCGCGTGCCATTCGCCGCCGGTTGCCTGCCCTGGTCGTCCTTCCGCTGGCCGCGGGCCTGATCGGCGCCGTGGCGCAGACCGCGCCGCCGGGCGGCAACCCGCTGGCCCTGACCTACACCGCGCCGGACGCCGCCCGCGGGCAGGCGCTGGCCGGACAGCGCGAATGCGCCAGCTGTCACGGCGGCGGCCTGGTGACGACCTACCCGGGGCTGCCGTCGCTGGCCGGGCAGCAGCCGAGTTACCTGCGGCTGCAGCTCGCGGCGTTCCGCGCGAAACTGCGGCCGAACGACACCATGCAGAAGGTCGCGGCGGACCTGAAGGACCAGGACATCGCGGACCTGGCCGCGTACGCCGCGACCCTGACGCCCGGCCCCGCGTGGAAGGCGGATGACGCGCTGCGGGCGAAGGGAATGGCGTTGTTCATGGCCGGCGACGGCAAGCGCAACCTGATGGCCTGCGTGATCTGCCACGGGGCGAACGGCCGCGGCGACGACCGCCTGGGCGTGGCGAGCATCACCAACCTCGCGCCGGAGTACGCGCAGCGCGTGCTGCACGAGTTCAAGGACGCGCCGGGCTTCCCCATCCCGCACCCGGACGCCATGCGGATCGTCCTGAAGGACTACACCCAGGCGGACCTGGACGCCATGGTCGCATACATCAGCTCCATGACGCCGTGA
- a CDS encoding HNH endonuclease yields MARRAEPSSWPPPAAAPTVCALCGRAVPLLTEHHLVPRSRGRRRGLKPQDLPTVQLCRACHSFLHRTFTNEELEREYHTPQRLLEHEGVRRFVVWLRTQPASKGVRVR; encoded by the coding sequence GTGGCCCGCCGCGCCGAACCCAGTTCGTGGCCGCCCCCGGCCGCCGCCCCCACGGTGTGCGCGCTGTGCGGCCGGGCGGTGCCGCTGCTCACCGAGCATCACCTCGTGCCGCGTTCGCGGGGGCGCCGGCGTGGCCTGAAACCGCAGGACCTGCCCACCGTGCAGTTGTGCCGGGCGTGCCACAGTTTCCTGCACCGCACCTTCACCAACGAGGAACTCGAGCGCGAGTACCACACGCCGCAGCGCCTGCTGGAGCATGAAGGCGTGCGGCGTTTCGTGGTGTGGCTGCGCACCCAGCCCGCCAGCAAGGGCGTCCGGGTGCGCTGA
- a CDS encoding septum site-determining protein MinC, with amino-acid sequence MKLRGTLGGLNLLLEPGDTAQSVAEGLRVREELLGASVTLEIHGDADPGALEAALLAIRGAGGTPGRVRAPRVTVNAPAAATEPVESPLDSARTVIVPGSIRAGNRREYRGSVIVLGDVNPGAEVIAGGDVIVVGALRGVAHAGQGGYADAIVWARPIASAQIRIGDAVARAPEGSSLSNMQRREGPPVAELARLQGGQIVIDIQK; translated from the coding sequence ATGAAGCTGCGCGGCACCCTGGGTGGACTCAACCTGCTCCTCGAACCCGGCGATACCGCGCAGAGTGTGGCCGAGGGACTGCGGGTGCGCGAGGAGCTGCTGGGCGCGTCCGTCACGCTGGAAATCCACGGGGACGCCGATCCCGGCGCGCTGGAGGCCGCGCTGCTGGCTATCCGCGGCGCGGGCGGCACGCCGGGTCGGGTGCGTGCGCCGCGTGTCACGGTGAACGCGCCGGCCGCGGCGACAGAGCCGGTCGAGAGTCCGCTGGACAGCGCCCGCACCGTGATCGTGCCGGGCAGCATCCGGGCCGGGAACCGCCGCGAGTACCGGGGCAGCGTGATCGTGCTGGGCGACGTGAACCCCGGCGCAGAGGTCATCGCGGGCGGAGACGTGATCGTGGTGGGGGCGCTGCGCGGCGTCGCGCACGCGGGCCAGGGCGGCTACGCGGACGCGATCGTGTGGGCACGGCCCATCGCCAGCGCGCAGATCCGCATCGGGGACGCCGTGGCCCGCGCGCCCGAGGGCAGCAGCCTGAGCAACATGCAGCGCCGCGAGGGACCACCGGTCGCGGAACTCGCCCGCCTGCAAGGCGGTCAGATCGTGATCGACATCCAGAAGTAG
- the rimP gene encoding ribosome maturation factor RimP — translation MNNNPAKNTTTDNSRLQDIARTAVEPLGFEVLEVQQQIAGGERIVLVRIDRLDEQPVTMADLTAASRAADAEFDRLDPIPGEYRLEFESPGSKRPLTRARHFERMVGLKARVRADGHAFTAPIKGVQGEHVTFDVNGEDVTLDAGHIQANLAEFPDRHR, via the coding sequence ATGAATAACAACCCAGCCAAGAACACCACAACCGACAACTCCAGGCTTCAGGACATCGCCCGCACGGCCGTGGAGCCCCTGGGCTTCGAGGTGCTGGAGGTCCAGCAGCAGATTGCTGGCGGCGAGCGCATCGTGCTGGTGCGGATCGACCGCCTGGACGAGCAGCCCGTGACCATGGCCGACCTGACCGCCGCCAGCCGCGCCGCCGACGCCGAGTTTGACCGCCTCGACCCGATTCCCGGCGAGTACCGCCTGGAGTTCGAGTCGCCGGGCTCCAAGCGCCCGCTCACGCGCGCCCGGCACTTCGAGCGCATGGTGGGCCTCAAAGCCCGCGTGCGCGCCGACGGGCACGCCTTCACCGCGCCCATCAAGGGCGTGCAGGGCGAGCACGTGACCTTCGACGTGAACGGCGAGGACGTCACGCTGGACGCCGGCCACATCCAGGCGAACCTGGCCGAGTTCCCGGACCGGCACCGCTGA